In a genomic window of Streptomyces sp. BHT-5-2:
- a CDS encoding restriction endonuclease: protein MSRRSQGLLGVWAEAQRRQQRQAEAAHRARLQQQREQERQARAAERAMARMHRERQSAYRRQREADARRRTEEIDARVAALTGLLADGCRAPAFTADALLRPESVEPFAPGALAAPVPMPDPARYQVPTGGMRSGTRRDRDRQEARARFEQDWYAAQAAEARRQAQLAAYRRQYDQWAAGALDEIRRHNAGVQELVAGLRAGDADAVVQYFSAALYSGTSWPEGFPRQLSAGYDTAARRLVLDWELPGHDVVPAVKAVRYLPTADEERETARPAAQRRALYREVLAQSMLLVLRDLFAADTYGALDSVELNGFVDDVDPVTGRPATIFLASVLAPRSDLASYHLDQVSAPDCLTDGLRGRLSARPDQRTPVRPGRRPDDIAGGAVVSHGTDGEPDLLAMDPLVFEQLIAELFRAMGMHAVTTQRSGDGGIDVDALDPDPIRGGKIVVQVKRYRNTVPPSAVRDLYGTVQSEGANKGVLVTTSQFGPGAHGFAQGKPLTLVAGPELVDLLGRHGLRGRLGPGDATPGAPAAPDPTEPAPDHTVLAMNWSGAAALDVCALVCKGTTVLDDDHFVFFNNPATPDGSVRMLAGVTEDRAALRVRFEELPADADRLVLVAAVDPETDPDGDLGGFTDARIRLLDAAGTELDRLPVSDGRPGERALVLGAFRRRAGGDWDFVLGGKGYPGGLAALVADFGIEVT, encoded by the coding sequence ATGAGCCGCCGTTCCCAGGGATTACTCGGCGTCTGGGCCGAGGCACAGCGCCGGCAGCAGCGCCAGGCCGAGGCCGCACACCGCGCACGGCTGCAACAGCAGCGGGAACAGGAGCGGCAGGCCAGGGCCGCCGAACGCGCCATGGCCCGTATGCACCGCGAACGGCAGAGCGCCTACCGCCGGCAGCGCGAGGCCGACGCCCGCCGCCGCACCGAGGAGATCGACGCCCGCGTCGCCGCCCTCACTGGCCTGCTCGCCGACGGCTGCCGGGCCCCCGCCTTCACCGCCGACGCCCTGCTCCGCCCCGAAAGCGTCGAACCGTTCGCCCCCGGCGCACTGGCCGCCCCGGTGCCCATGCCCGACCCGGCCCGCTACCAGGTGCCCACCGGCGGCATGCGCTCCGGCACCCGCCGCGACCGCGACCGCCAGGAGGCCCGCGCCCGCTTCGAACAGGACTGGTACGCCGCCCAGGCCGCCGAGGCCCGCCGTCAGGCCCAACTCGCCGCCTACCGACGGCAGTACGACCAGTGGGCGGCCGGCGCCCTGGACGAGATCCGCCGGCACAACGCCGGCGTCCAGGAACTGGTCGCGGGCCTGCGCGCCGGCGACGCGGACGCCGTCGTGCAGTACTTCTCCGCCGCCCTCTACTCCGGCACGTCCTGGCCCGAGGGCTTCCCCCGACAGCTCAGCGCCGGCTACGACACCGCCGCCCGCCGGCTCGTCCTCGACTGGGAACTGCCCGGCCACGACGTCGTCCCCGCCGTCAAGGCCGTCCGCTACCTGCCCACCGCCGACGAGGAGCGCGAGACCGCCCGCCCGGCCGCCCAGCGCCGGGCGCTCTACCGGGAGGTGCTCGCCCAGAGCATGCTGCTGGTCCTGCGCGACCTCTTCGCCGCCGACACCTACGGAGCCCTGGACTCGGTGGAGCTCAACGGCTTCGTCGACGACGTCGACCCGGTCACCGGCCGCCCCGCCACCATCTTCCTGGCCAGCGTCCTGGCCCCCCGGAGCGACCTCGCCTCCTACCACCTGGATCAGGTCAGCGCCCCCGACTGCCTCACCGACGGACTGCGCGGCAGGCTCTCCGCCCGCCCCGACCAGCGCACCCCGGTCCGCCCCGGACGGCGGCCGGACGACATCGCCGGCGGCGCGGTGGTCTCCCACGGCACCGACGGCGAACCGGACCTCCTCGCCATGGACCCGCTCGTCTTCGAGCAGCTGATCGCCGAGCTGTTCCGCGCCATGGGGATGCACGCGGTCACCACCCAGCGGTCCGGCGACGGCGGCATCGACGTGGACGCACTGGACCCCGACCCGATCCGCGGCGGCAAGATCGTGGTGCAGGTCAAGCGCTACCGCAACACCGTCCCGCCGTCCGCCGTCCGCGACCTCTACGGCACCGTCCAGTCCGAAGGTGCCAACAAGGGCGTGCTGGTGACGACCTCCCAGTTCGGGCCCGGCGCCCACGGCTTCGCCCAGGGCAAGCCGCTCACCCTCGTCGCCGGCCCGGAACTCGTCGACCTGCTCGGCCGGCACGGGCTGCGCGGCCGCCTCGGCCCCGGCGACGCCACTCCCGGCGCGCCCGCCGCCCCAGACCCCACCGAGCCCGCCCCGGACCACACCGTCCTCGCCATGAACTGGTCCGGCGCGGCCGCCCTCGACGTCTGCGCTCTGGTCTGCAAGGGCACCACCGTGCTCGACGACGACCACTTCGTCTTCTTCAACAACCCGGCCACGCCGGACGGTTCGGTGCGGATGCTGGCCGGCGTGACGGAGGACCGCGCGGCCCTGCGGGTGCGGTTCGAGGAGCTGCCGGCGGACGCCGACCGGCTGGTCCTGGTCGCCGCGGTCGACCCGGAGACCGACCCGGACGGCGACCTCGGCGGCTTCACCGACGCCCGGATCAGGCTGCTGGACGCCGCCGGTACCGAACTCGACCGGCTGCCGGTCTCCGACGGGCGCCCCGGTGAGCGCGCCCTGGTCCTCGGCGCGTTCCGCCGCCGCGCGGGCGGCGACTGGGACTTCGTCCTCGGCGGCAAGGGCTACCCCGGCGGCCTGGCCGCTTTGGTCGCCGACTTCGGCATCGAGGTGACCTGA